One segment of Danio aesculapii chromosome 3, fDanAes4.1, whole genome shotgun sequence DNA contains the following:
- the LOC130220932 gene encoding trafficking regulator of GLUT4 1, translating into MDPNPDTSVPTAAPAEQQQPEQETSSQQPGTDTEITANTTQPIKSEQQDLPPTTTPTPAVVDSAHIQDAPPKDHLTVIDENMETSNGVCSAPMDSSPSASSPPRQPHPKPNHAHANGRARLSSRSGSVSHAGSPRPSLSRQPSAATDAGGDGSKPNDFLVWAILACLCPVWPINIVGLTFSVMSRNSLQQGNVDGARRLGKNAKILSIVSLVGGIVIIIVTIVINWGVILKT; encoded by the exons ATGGATCCGAACCCTGACACCAGCGTTCCGACTGCTGCCCCTGCAGAACAGCAACAACCAGAGCAAGAGACCAGCAGTCAGCAGCCGGGCACTGATACAGAGATCACCGCCAACACCACTCAGCCAATCAAGAGTGAGCAACAGGATCTGCCCCCCACCACAACACCTACCCCTGCTGTGGTAGACTCCGCCCACATTCAGGATGCCCCGCCCAAAGACCACCTGACAGTCATTGATGAGAACATGGAAACAA gtAATGGTGTTTGCTCGGCTCCAATGGACAGTTCTCCGAGCGCTTCTTCTCCTCCTCGCCAGCCTCACCCCAAACCCAATCACGCGCACGCTAATGGCCGTGCCAGGCTGAGCAGCCGCTCTGGGTCAGTGAGTCATGCTGGGTCACCTCGACCCTCGCTCAGCCGTCAGCCCAGCGCAGCCACCGATGCTGGAGGAGACGGATCCAAACCCAACGACTTTCTGGTATGGGCGATTCTGGCCTGCCTCTGCCCTGTCTGGCCCATCAACATCGTAGGCTTGACCTTCTCAGTGatg TCTCGTAACAGCCTTCAGCAGGGTAATGTGGATGGCGCACGTCGTCTTGGCAAGAATGCAAAGATCCTGTCAATCGTGTCACTGGTGGGTGGGATTGTCATCATCATTGTTACTATCGTCATCAACTGGGGAG